One region of Phragmites australis chromosome 18, lpPhrAust1.1, whole genome shotgun sequence genomic DNA includes:
- the LOC133899133 gene encoding uncharacterized protein LOC133899133: MTAAAAWPVCTICYEDIRPLSDQHLHCLPACGHVFHALCLEQWLEYSPGGKKKLTCPICKQPCGAAHPPTRLFFQSTGACPTQACPSSQDASEGADPEALAAEVARLEQKAASLGRVLEEQRDGIKKLNAEVARWREQAATADAMRDAARKEKECVQLLLNAKTEELSRKTSECGRLQERSLALAKELAALKLSTDMNLQEEEILKLASLGNHGNLENAVDVLKRSLAMRNKSYKELMVQCNVLGRSESRMQQKLEKAKEHVKKLKARLQELEKELEEKENGFIRDLRSSKKFKSDQTKSGNITANNGSPNPSAGYENQTIKLDEVMQDPCNDKSNLNPLNPEAKSDLNSKDNLDNKNADVIDLDADDSVFGDEHKTELSAKLFGNYDKTLDSRDKSNPCHNDIIQSTTYECKTMHVAKETSTFQENLTNKLHILQESPILRSSEVTTSTWGKETLTIDGISKQATRLTSGTGPQQIHNLNSLSDDFQTPGIPGVGGARKGIGKWCKGSTVPGSASAKANRGNLIAVGPDGRGGKVKVLRDLGRFQDSNSQALWPKAQKLGGKGGQSQIDHFFGKR, translated from the exons ATGACCGCTGCCGCCGCGTGGCCGGTCTGCACCATCTGCTACGAGGACATCCGCCCGCTCTCCGACCAGCATCTCCACTGCCTCCCCGCCTGCGGCCACGTCTTCCACGCCCTCTG TCTGGAGCAATGGCTGGAGTACTCCCCGGGCGGGAAGAAGAAGCTCACCTGCCCCATCTGCAAGCAGCCCTGCGGCGCCGCCCACCCTCCGACCCGCCTCTTCTTCCAGTCCACCGGTGCGTGCCCGACCCAGGCCTGCCCCTCCTCGCAGGACGCCTCTGAGGGCGCCGACCCGGAGGCGCTAGCCGCCGAGGTCGCCCGCCTGGAGCAGAAGGCGGCGTCCCTCGGCAGGGTGCTCGAGGAGCAGCGTGACGGAATCAAAAAACTCAACGCCGAG GTTGCCAGGTGGAGGGAGCAGGCAGCGACGGCGGATGCAATGCGGGATGCCGCAAGGAAGGAGAAAGAGTGTGTCCAGCTGCTGCTCAATGCGAAAACAGAG GAGCTGTCGAGGAAGACGTCAGAGTGCGGGAGATTGCAGGAGAGGAGCCTTGCGCTGGCGAAGGAGCTTGCTGCGCTGAAGCT GTCGACAGACATGAACCTTCAGGAGGAAGAGATCCTTAAGTTGGCGTCACTTGGTAACCATGGAAACCTGGAGAATGCGGTTGATGTTCTAAAGAGATCGCTTGCTATGCGGAACAA GAGCTACAAAGAATTGATGGTCCAATGCAATGTTCTGGGAAGATCAGAGTCTCGCATGCAGCAGAAGCTTGAGAAGGCCAAAGAGCATGTAAAAAAGTTGAAG GCAAGGTTACAGGAACTTGAGAAGGAactagaagaaaaagaaaatggtttCATAAGGGACTTgaggtcttcaaagaaatttaAATCAGACCAGACAAAATCAGGGAATATCACAGCTAATAATGGTTCCCCTAACCCAAGTGCTGGATATGAAAATCAAACAATCAAGCTTGATGAAGTGATGCAGGATCCGTGCAACGACAAGTCTAACTTGAACCCGTTAAATCCTGAAGCTAAGAGTGATCTGAATTCAAAAGATAACCTGGATAACAAGAATGCAGATGTGATAGACCTTGATGCCGATGATTCTGTTTTCGGAGATGAACACAAGACAGAACTTTCCGCCAAGCTGTTTGGGAACTATGATAAAACTTTGGATTCCCGAGATAAGTCCAATCCTTGTCACAATGATATCATACAGTCCACAACGTATGAATGCAAGACCATGCATGTTGCAAAAGAAACATCAACCTTTCAGGAGAACCTTACGAACAAACTGCATATTCTTCAAGAGAGTCCTATTCTGAGAAGCAGTGAAGTGACAACTTCGACATGGGGGAAAGAAACACTGACAATTGATGGCATCTCCAAACAAGCAACTAGGCTGACTTCTGGCACTGGACCTCAGCAGATTCACAACTTAAATTCGCTTTCTG ATGATTTCCAAACACCTGGAATTCCTGGTGTGGGTGGAGCAAGAAAAGGCATTGGCAAATGGTGCAAAGGCTCGACAGTTCCTGGATCTGCAAGTGCAAAAGCAAACAGAGGCAATCTGATCGCTGTAGGACCGGATGGGCGTGGAGGGAAGGTCAAAGTTCTGAGAGATCTCGGCCGATTCCA
- the LOC133899134 gene encoding uncharacterized protein At1g01500-like isoform X2 yields the protein MDHPPPPDSGSCLEVRLFYVRLSPHGGAPPPLRLALDLRPAGGEAALPLPLRLDRHDASSGDATYVSTAAARLPPPAAAFEVADHRGAALLRGSLRRCPDGKADSPAWEIDCIPAAGAAASASAFEVYVAGCCAGEPAVLTRALRLAMPEEASGGLVHRRSGALTATGDGGDNDMNSGSMQYPEGGDVVLLWL from the exons ATGgaccacccgccgccgccggactcCGGCAGCTGCCTCGAGGTCCGCCTCTTCTACGTGCGCCTCTCGCCGCACggcggcgcgccgccgccgctgcgcctGGCGCTCGACCTCCGCCCCGCTGGTGGCGAGGCCGCCCTCCCCCTCCCGCTCCGCCTCGACCGCCACGACGCTTCCTCCGGGGACGCCACCTACGTCTCCACCGCGGCCGCGCGTCTTCCCCCACCCGCCGCGGCCTTCGAGGTCGCCGACCACCGCGGTGCCGCGCTACTCCGCGGCTCCCTTCGGCGGTGCCCCGATGGGAAGGCCGATTCCCCTGCCTGGGAAATCGATTGCATCCCCGCCGCTGGGGCGgctgcctcggcctcggcctttGAGGTCTATGTAGCCGGATGCTGCGCCGGCGAGCCCGCCGTCCTCACGCGCGCCCTGCGGCTAGCCATGCCTGAAGAGGCTTCTGGCGGGTTGGTTCACCGCCGATCGGGGGCATTGACG GCTACAGGGGATGGAGGCGACAATGATATGAACTCTGGTAGCATGCAATACCCTGAAG GAGGAGATGTTGTATTGCTGTGGTTGTGA
- the LOC133899134 gene encoding uncharacterized protein At1g01500-like isoform X1 — protein sequence MDHPPPPDSGSCLEVRLFYVRLSPHGGAPPPLRLALDLRPAGGEAALPLPLRLDRHDASSGDATYVSTAAARLPPPAAAFEVADHRGAALLRGSLRRCPDGKADSPAWEIDCIPAAGAAASASAFEVYVAGCCAGEPAVLTRALRLAMPEEASGGLVHRRSGALTATGDGGDNDMNSGSMQYPEGWYSDDDDGQLSWFNAGVRVGVGIGLGVCVGVGIGVGLLMRSYQATTRSLKRRFF from the exons ATGgaccacccgccgccgccggactcCGGCAGCTGCCTCGAGGTCCGCCTCTTCTACGTGCGCCTCTCGCCGCACggcggcgcgccgccgccgctgcgcctGGCGCTCGACCTCCGCCCCGCTGGTGGCGAGGCCGCCCTCCCCCTCCCGCTCCGCCTCGACCGCCACGACGCTTCCTCCGGGGACGCCACCTACGTCTCCACCGCGGCCGCGCGTCTTCCCCCACCCGCCGCGGCCTTCGAGGTCGCCGACCACCGCGGTGCCGCGCTACTCCGCGGCTCCCTTCGGCGGTGCCCCGATGGGAAGGCCGATTCCCCTGCCTGGGAAATCGATTGCATCCCCGCCGCTGGGGCGgctgcctcggcctcggcctttGAGGTCTATGTAGCCGGATGCTGCGCCGGCGAGCCCGCCGTCCTCACGCGCGCCCTGCGGCTAGCCATGCCTGAAGAGGCTTCTGGCGGGTTGGTTCACCGCCGATCGGGGGCATTGACG GCTACAGGGGATGGAGGCGACAATGATATGAACTCTGGTAGCATGCAATACCCTGAAGGTTGGTACTCTGACGATGATGACGGGCAACTCTCATGGTTCAATGCTGGTGTTAGAGTCGGTGTGGGGATTGGCCTGGGAGTGTGTGTCGGTGTTGGCATAGGAGTTGGGCTCCTCATGCGCTCCTACCAAGCAACGaccagaagcttgaagaggcgGTTCTTCTGA
- the LOC133899716 gene encoding uncharacterized protein LOC133899716, translating into MASTKVQRIMTQPINLIFRFLQSKARIQIWLFEQKDLRIEGRIIGFDEYMNLVLDDAEEINIKKNTRKSLGRILMKGDNITLMMNTGK; encoded by the exons atgGCGTCCACCAAGGTCCAGCGTATCATGACCCAGCCCATC AACCTCATCTTCCGATTCCTCCAGAGC aaagcgCGTATCCAGATCTGGCTGTTTGAGCAGAAGGATCTCCGGATTGAGGGTCGCATCATT GGATTTGATGAGTACATGAACTTGGTCCTTGATGATGCTGAAGAGATCAACATTAAGAAGAACACTAGGAAATCATTGG GTAGGATACTCATGAAAGGCGACAACATAACTTTGATGATGAACAC GGGAAAGTGA